The Micropterus dolomieu isolate WLL.071019.BEF.003 ecotype Adirondacks unplaced genomic scaffold, ASM2129224v1 contig_13558, whole genome shotgun sequence genomic interval acacagtattagtatggtgttcctaataatcctttaggaaACAAGCCAATTGCTCTGATACTTATTATAATGCGCAAAACCCAACACAATGGTGAATCTATGGTGTCAGCCTAATATCACTTCACACACAGGATTATAGTAAGAGATACACAGATTAAAGTTTTCCAGCCTGACTccagttactgattttttttaaaaggtcaacaaacaacaaacatttttgtaactatttattggaaaaatctaggattcccatcagcaccagtataaatgttggctgttctcactggtctcaattgtatggtcataatgaaacactgactataaaataacattttcactggaaagggctgaaaatatttattttgtgtttaatcactacagtaatctgctcacctttctTTTGGCATCACACACCAAACCACTGTTAGGCAAGAgaggggggactcaaaatgtttctaaacttaaaaccCACTTTGATCGCCCTGTttgcgtttgtattgttttactatttacacaattattttaagtatatatcACGACAGAACgtttatcaaaatgttttttcatattttattcaaaatataccagTCATATGTGGAAAAGACCCCTTGCCACATAAAATGAGAAGGATAAAAGATATTAAAATGGCTCATTTGAATTCTGCTGAAAGCATTCAGAATATGTGTGCTACCCAAATAATGACTAAAAGTAAGTCTTTGAGAACGGGTTTATCAAGCCAGGTGGCGCATTAGACCAGGGGCTCATCTCCAAAATGCATCACAAACTGCTTGAGAAAACCATTGGGAAGCtttttaaaactacattttCCTTGAAGCAAACCCGGCGGCTTCATAGCTGCATCCATGTTAGCACGTCACGTTTGATGTGGTAATTTCACAGTAGGCATACACACAGGTTCGAAGACTCGTTCTCGCCCCCTACAGTGCAATTTGACTAGGTATACAGCTGCGCTAAAATATCAAGGTGAAAGTCATCATAGCTAATCTTTTATGTGATCACAACCATggcacatggaacaataaacacaactcgtcatacaaaaaaaagattgcttgattgaatttattttctgtgattGAAACCAGCTTCTTTCACATAACTCTGTGAAAGTGTGATgtatccacctgatttttccctgttctgttaagtactgtggactgtatgtgctgaggtagtttggcatatcagacttgtatGGGCTCCAAGAAAATCGCTGTGTTTCATTCGTCTTGCgtttcaatcgtcccggctctcccctataGACCCAGCTCCCAACCCAACTTTGAGAACAGATTAACGGCGATATTTTTTTTATCGCCCGATCTCACTCTCACGTTAACGCCGATAACGGCCCACCACTAATATTTACACAATCTGCAATTGACGGACTTGGTACATATAGACAACTAATAATGTTTGTATATATTATTCAAGGTTGTTTTGTAGAGATACATAGGGATTTTATTATGGTGGTTTATATTTTTCCATATGAAACgagggaggctaaccctacctgttagcatGTGCACAGGTGTAGGGTTAgctggtcgacatgcataaagtcagtgacttaggtttaggtactaacatttctgatggttgtggtaagggtaggggcttcggggggctgtcaacaccttaaTCACGAACATAGCTAGCTTGCTACCACTTCCAGAAGCGTCTCACACAGAAgctaaagggtacctttagcgtcaaataactactttttgtcactctttctGAAAATtgtcggtatatgacgccctgagatgagaaagGGCTCTTATACTAGTTGCAAAAGAACTTAAAATCTGAACATGTTGcctgtaaatgtgtattttggttGTGTGTTCTGTCTTTAGTTTCTGGTTTTATGAGGTGGCAAGATAAATGACTTCATCATCAGTTCCTGGTAAGATGCGTCATCAACTGTATATAAGAGCTGGTGTTTCTCTTGTTCCGCAGCTCCAGACAGGACGTAACCACAGACActgagaaggaggaagagaagatcGTTCTGCAGCAGGTTTGCTCACAAACTGTCATTATATATTGACCTGACTGCCACTACAGGTGGTCTCTTCCCTAGAGAAGTATTACTAACatgtccctgtctgtctttattaaaGGTAATCATCATCTTCAACATCTGCATCATCTCCACCATGAAGACGCTGACTCTGTCTGCACTTCTTTGTGCCATGATGGCTCTGACCAGAGCTGCTGGTGAGTATTACTCCatatgtgagtgagtgtgaacgAGAGACAGCTTATGTTCATGTGtaattaaatgtattcataaatacaaaatgaagACAGCAGACAACTTAAATCACTAACTGCTATGTCAAACTGTGCAGTTCTTCCAACCATAGAGGTTGTAAACTGGATCGACTCGGTCACTCCAACAGGTCAGTGGGTACTTTATCAGAATTATATTAAAGTACGCTTTGTGATGATGGTCAcctgtaaacaaacagaaatactgCATCTACTGCTACTGTAGACTCACTATCCACTCTTGTCTATTTGACTTCAGGAGAGAGTCATGTTGTCAGTAGGTCCACATCTTGTTCCGAGGTTTGGACTGCTTTCAACGGTCGCTGTTTCCTCTACGTTCCACGATCCATGAATTGGGCTGTGGCTGAGGTAATCAGGATTATCTTTATTCAGTGAAGCTTCTACACGACATTTATTCTGTGTATTACTTTCTAGCAGTGGCATCGTTTACAGTcttgtttcttctttctctgctgTAGAGAAACTGTATGTCCATGGGTGGACACCTTGCATCTGTACACAACATCCAGGAGTACCATCAGATTCAGGCGATGATATTGAGGGAAACTCAAAATCAAGGATTAACATGGATTGGGGGATCTGATGCACAACAGGTAAATTATTCATCATTATATGAtgttcaacatttatttaatgtaagCATTATTGTCCTGACTCTTTTATATAATATTGTCTTCTGTATTCAAGGATGGAGTTTGGTTCTGGAGTGACGGAAAGCCTTTCAGCTTTTCTTACTGGTGTCCTGATGAGCCTAATAACGCTGGCGGTCGTCAGAACTGTCTGCAAATGAATGATTCaggtaaattaagacacaataTTTTACTTACAAAGAAAAAGCTGGTGAATTGCATAaatttaaatatctttgggtttatTAAGTCACTTGAATGTTACCAATACAAAACATTATATCATAAACTACAAAACGTACACTATCGTTGTTTTTTAGATTGATTAATGACCTGTTAATGCAGCTATAAAAACTGTGGTGTTATGATGACAACAGTCAGGagtttctgtctgtaactgtgAGTGATGATGTTCAAACGGACAATATATCCCAGGATCAATGATCTGTCTACATAATGATGCTTCATTCAACAGTTTCAGGTTTGCTGTctgactgctgtgtttttggttcATACAGATAAGAAATGCTGGGATGACCTGCAATGTGATGTTCACCGCCCATCTGTCTGTGTCAGAAATGGCTGTTAAACGCATGAGGAACgtgtcaaaaacacaaacactgatcaatttgtgtttgtgtccaccagTCTCATATTTGACGTGAAGGCTTTATAACTCATAAAATGACATCTTTATTTCTTCTCTATCGCTGTAACGCTATTTAAGGAACATAAACAGCAGCTGgattgtctctgtctgtttaaTACGAGCAGACTGAATGTGTAATGAAAAGAAAGCTTTTAGCACAACTTTATTCTGCAGAGTgaactgttctttcttgtcttACGCAAAATTAAAATCTCAAGCATTGAAACAAGCTGGTCTGTGTTATATCTCCTGTTTGTTTGGGTACAATCTACCTGGATCTCAAAGAGCTTcggttttaataattaattaattttacccGTCTGTGGTGTTTCCAGTAAAAAATGGCCGGGCTCAGGAAATGAATGCGTGAGACTATATTATATTCAACCAGCAGATGAAAAACTCCCCTATACACCACTATACAACACACGGATCTTTTTTTagataaatgttaatttataaataaactgtCATGAATATTCTTTCTGAATAAAATCACATCATTCAAGTTTTAAAAGACATATGTCCCTTATTGCAGCCACCAAATGAGACTATgggacaaatacattttttagatGGTTTCAAAACAGCATCCTGGCTAAACAGATCCCAGTCTGTGATATATTTTCCTCTGGTCTTAACTACAgtcaaaaaaacatgtaaattgtACTTATTTTGCTGAAAAACTTGAGAtattatttcagttaaatgaGGTCTAAACGCCATAAATGAAGTTAATTAGTTCACTTAGGTTCAGGAGGAGGCTTGCTGAAGGAGCTATAAGCGAGGATACATCGGTGTATCCTTTGCGAAAGTCTTTTCAGCTGCTGAGATGTTTACAAGAGGTGTGACAAGCAGCTGGACCAATCCATAGCCGGAGCAGGGCGCTGCAGTGTTCCTGTTGTATTCCTAAGTTGTATCAGTTAAATCAAATGCGCGATCAAACTTTCTGCCCTTCACCGTTTGTGTAGCGCCTCATAAAGCGCTGTTCTAACCGCAATCCTTAATatcatttcactttgatatcactgatgttgttattgttgaatgtgatgcaggattgtaataatgaacattaaatagcGGCTCTATGAAGCGCCTCCCCAGTGACACTGTGCGAATTTATGCACGagccacagcaacataaatgaataataataaatctcccgacacgccgacaggatcggtcaggatctggtgttaatttattttctgtgttcttcttcaaatccaaaaggtctcacacagaGACCAGTTTCATACATTAAaagtgtttggagtaaagcagctgtcctcCTGATCCaccctgagctccatcagagtccAAACGTGGATTATATAAgctgaaagtttaattctgtttcctctctctgtcctgtcaagtttattactgcaGTTTTTCCGATCCGCGCATCACACCAATTCATCTGCTATAATCGTaaacaaaacagctgctgaagtcaaattattaggctgtaatatcaaccagagtgttcagcactgatctgtttcatgttttaaaagcCTAATAGTGCCCATGTAGTCAGTAGagtcctgtgatgacagctgtAATTGGGACCATATGagataaatgttactgtgtcattttgtaagggactgatgatgaaacgctCATCCCATCAAGCTGAGGGCTGTAATGATCTCCTGCAGACAAAAGGCGCACCGCAAAAAAGTGGCAGGCCTAGTCTACTATGCAGCCTGGTGAATGATCaggctgctgtaatctgactgttttcaacagataATGTTAATTGGAACCTCCAGATGTAGATGATCTACATGTTataatgttgacagacatgtttctggattgtgaagaaatgatctgttgcctttagtgccaaaagctggtctgctgctctgacagagatcacagctctaacagtggacagatgatgcagctgtgcaacaggtcAGATTTAATTGACGTCGCTTTAAAATGAGGCTCCgaggaaaggacatctcatttcattaaatgcGTGTTTCCTCAACTCCTTTTTCTTCGCGtctcctcttccactcctcgaGCTCGCATCTCAGGTGGGAGGGACTAAAATGTACCTTGCTGGGAAATGGGAAAGGCCCAAACAGTGTTCCGCTGCAGCTGACAGGTCCGCCAGCGCGGTTGTGGATCATTATAAACTGAAAAATGCCAGCATTTAGGGACATTAAACCTGTTTAATGTAAGAAAAGCCATATGAAACTGTAGGTTAATTGGTTGTCCCTTTTCTTACTTCTCCAAAATCACTCACAGTGACACTGTTGTTCTTTGTTCAGGGACCACCTTTGGGCTAAACTTCCATTTATGGAGCGTTTGGCAGCGGAGAGGGCCAAAGATGCGTTGTGGCGTTTGTTCACCTGTACACATTTCCATGCAGAATAGCGATGCTGCTGCATGCTGACTAGCTGGGGGGATGGCATTCAGAGACGATGCTACTCTCTTCAGTTTtgctgcataccaccagttttcctggacGTAATGGAAGCCAGTCTATCCTCTCAAGTAAGAAGTCAGGGCAGTCGAGGTGTTAATGTTTAGGTCAAGCCCCTAttggtccagcgaccttctcaggggtgtcccaccattcgGTTGCTATGTAATGTGGTGGTCGGGGCGTTGGCTGGCTTGGGGCCCGACCGGGTGGTGTGGTGCACGCTGGCTTGTCACGGTTaggcggacagtcatcgggctccacccactgtacccacagttagtccagtagagggcggagcctgtgtgagatagaacgaaggttacgatatggtaaccctagtagCATGTATCGGTAGTGACGTCCTATTGGTCAGCTAGATGCATaataaaaatttcagtgggcaagtgcgtgcgtgtgactgtaggaggtagtacccattgagtccagtagagggctctgcctgtgcttatagaacgaGGGTTACTGACTACAGATATATTCTCATGGCCAACAGGATCCCGTGTCCCATCCACTTTTATTGTGCACCAGCTAGGGCCGACcccgaatagttgaagattcaaTGCCTCGATGGGCGGAGCGCGATTGggctgtcaatctcacagtcgaagcttcgcagcaaaacaaggatcatgccattttggccaTATGGGGGTGCTGAACGTCTGATCTTACATAGAACTACAAGTTTTCTCCCAATACGttatatacagcctattacaatatacatttcaattgttaatgctgtaaataaaaaaaatttgaaaagaaaaaggaataaatgtttttaaagaataagaacaatcaaccccatacatttcattaaacaagtaattaaagcataaagtaatcaaagcgtatgtgtgtttgtgttaaaaagaaaaaatattaaaaatgaaaatatagtaaataaataaaacagtaagcgtgtgtgtatgttaaaaaattaaaataaataaaaattaaaataaataaaacagtaagcgtgtgtgtatgttaaaaaattaaaatacataaaaaataaaataaataaaacagtaagcgtgtgtgtgttaaaaaattttaatatataaaaacatttaaataaaataaattaaacagtaacgtgtgtgtatatattaataaacaaaaaatgtaaattaactgattaaaaaataatacatttaaaaaaaagaaatctgtatcaaatgtaaaaacaaaacaataactaaaatatcaaacgatcaaaataataatcatttgaaaatctatacaattatttatcagtctgaggttccgCTGGTTGTCCTCAcgtcatggcatgaggagacatattttgcagtttCTGTGTGATATGTGATtgatatgaatttgaattcggggtatatttgggaaatgtttgcaatgtttggactgagattgcatccctgcctcactccccggccctgggagaagaacgctgtttgtttgtttccaatctttatggcatATTCACTTTTTGTACATTAATCAAATCATTCCATTTTGTGGatatcttgtactgatcatcaCGTCTCCTTTTCTGTTCCCCTGAGAGAACCTGCCGAAGCGTctctccgctgcttgtttgggagGGTTATTTTCaagctgatcaacatcccacctctcctgtgacccatggtttgactgtagccctatgtgtattcagagccagtgagcaatggactttcaaaataataataaaacaaaatgcgTCAACGTGCAATAAAGAAATTGtcggcattaattaattaatgcgttaacgcgcCCAGCCCTAGTGAATATATGTTTAATGTGGTTTCTGCACTTTGATAAAGAGACTATTTAGTTCAGTTACTGTGAACAAGAGTGAGTAAAGTGACGAAATCTggatttgtactttacttgagaaAGTAGCACTTTCACTGCGCTACATTTCAAAGCTGAATAATGTCTTTTTGCTTTGATACATTCTGTGTGAGACCATCGTTACTGACCATAAAAAGGGCATGCAGTGTACCTGAGTGAAGCagcactgaaaaaaacaaatgtagcctACATCTCAAGATGTTGATTCCATGTAAATCCACTtcgcccagctgatgcgacacacTGTGTAATAAAGTCACTCTCACGCTGTTAGTGgcagccagtttgtgacagAGTTGTACGCAACCGGTAGAGTTTTgtaatataaacatctaaaagtaTAGGTAGAGGAAACATCCACTTTCCTCTTGCAactcagttttccttattgtgaGCCACTTACACTACTGCATTCAAACCTGTCGTGAGTGGATTTAAAAAGATGGGTTGCTTTTTGTAAGATCAGTGGAatttaatgtgtgtatttttactgtTGATACTCAAGTACTTTGAAAACCAGGTACCTTTTTACTTTTCCTTGAGTAGTATTTTACTGAACGacttttgcttttacttttgtgtgGGACCtgtactttttccaccactgcagtTTACATGTGAATGCTCTCTGTCATATGTACTGTTTACAATgaagcagagatgctcacaactCTTTGAGCcagagttcaagtcaagtctcaagtctttgagctagagtccaagtcaagtctcaagtctctcgtggttattacgaatgttgtatcagctgctgcgttcaatcgaggttgcttataaaactgcatagctataaagaattctgtaactgtaacctgtttttcatttacagagcacaaccatgtaatgtgcaatgcaattattggtggcttattaaatactgtaagtcaacacactccccagactcttaaacccagtataacgttaactaaataaaactgtgacgttgcataatcaacaataaacctgttaactgtttttaacttacagagcacaaccaagtaatgtgcaatgcaatcaatgacagcttaaactactgtaagtcaacacatcccccactctcaaaccagtgtaacgttataactaaataaaactgtaaggttacaatATCAATAGTTAGAGttaacctctcgtaggtcgtagctgaagcaagaagcaagctaacgttagatggccaatgctgagctaaacatatttactcaccacaggctactaacctatttgcgttcagtgcgtctttgtttgggtcttgtatgaagttttaaagacaaggtttatgatgaatggcacgtATTGTATGTATGGTGTTGTATGGCCGTGcgcagctgatactacgtgttacgcaggcaggttataggtaacggagggagggaataatGGCAAGTTCATCAGATGTTTCCTAAAAAGAAACATCGTTCACgggtcccgcacctcgagtccNNNNNNNNNNNNNNNNNNNNagagtccaagtcaagtctcaagtctctcgtggttattacgaatgttgtatcagctgctgcgttcaatcgaggttgcttataaaactgcatagctataaagaattctgtaactgtaacctgtttttcatttacagagcacaaccatgtaatgtgcaatgcaattattggtggcttattaaatactgtaagtcaacacactccccagactcttaaacccagtataacgttaactaaataaaactgtgatgttgcataatcaacaataaacctgttaactgtttttaacttacagagcacaaccaagTAAtttgcaatgcaatcaatgacagtttaaact includes:
- the LOC123966498 gene encoding type-2 ice-structuring protein-like → SRQDVTTDTEKEEEKIVLQQVIIIFNICIISTMKTLTLSALLCAMMALTRAAVLPTIEVVNWIDSVTPTGESHVVSRSTSCSEVWTAFNGRCFLYVPRSMNWAVAERNCMSMGGHLASVHNIQEYHQIQAMILRETQNQGLTWIGGSDAQQDGVWFWSDGKPFSFSYWCPDEPNNAGGRQNCLQMNDSDKKCWDDLQCDVHRPSVCVRNGC